A single Filimonas effusa DNA region contains:
- the folK gene encoding 2-amino-4-hydroxy-6-hydroxymethyldihydropteridine diphosphokinase produces the protein MNRAYLLIGGNLGDRTAYLDRAKELIQERCGILAKVSAIYETAAWGLEEQPDFYNQALLLETELSAGPLMQQLLDIELVLGRKRDLKMGPRTIDIDILLFNDEIMATPLITVPHPRLPSRRFALLPLVEIAAEVVHPQLHETITRLLALCTDTLDVHKIS, from the coding sequence ATGAATAGAGCATACCTTTTGATAGGCGGTAATTTGGGCGACCGAACGGCATATTTAGACCGTGCCAAGGAATTGATACAGGAGCGCTGTGGCATATTGGCAAAGGTATCGGCTATTTATGAAACTGCCGCATGGGGATTAGAAGAACAGCCTGATTTCTACAATCAGGCGCTTTTACTTGAAACTGAGCTCAGTGCAGGCCCCCTCATGCAGCAATTACTGGATATAGAACTGGTGCTGGGGCGGAAAAGGGATCTCAAGATGGGCCCCCGTACGATAGATATCGACATTTTGCTCTTTAATGATGAGATCATGGCTACGCCGCTGATAACCGTACCGCATCCGCGGCTTCCCTCCCGCCGGTTTGCGCTGTTACCCCTGGTGGAAATAGCAGCCGAGGTGGTTCATCCACAGCTTCATGAAACCATAACCAGGTTACTGGCTTTGTGCACGGATACACTGGATGTGCATAAAATTTCGTAG
- a CDS encoding deoxynucleoside kinase — translation MKYHFITIEGSIGAGKTTLAHLLAKKLNTRLILEEFADNPFLPKFYENPKQYAFPLELFFMAERFKQQKELLHTNDLFQHVTVSDYLFTKCLLFAKMNLPEEEFRLYQKLFDIMYQQLTFPDILIYLHSPVTRLQANIRKRNRSYEQQIPDEYLFNIQETYTNYIRQHNIKTIIIDASNADFLGNEAHLQVVLDALEKDYDTGQHFFTLP, via the coding sequence ATGAAGTATCATTTTATCACGATAGAAGGGAGTATAGGAGCCGGAAAGACCACGCTGGCCCATTTACTGGCGAAGAAACTAAATACAAGATTAATACTTGAGGAATTTGCTGATAATCCGTTTTTACCCAAGTTTTACGAAAACCCCAAGCAATATGCTTTTCCGCTGGAGCTCTTCTTTATGGCGGAGCGTTTTAAGCAGCAAAAGGAATTACTGCATACCAATGATCTGTTTCAGCATGTCACCGTATCGGACTATCTTTTTACCAAATGCCTGCTTTTTGCGAAGATGAACCTGCCTGAAGAGGAGTTTCGTTTATACCAGAAGCTGTTTGACATCATGTACCAGCAGCTGACCTTCCCGGATATACTGATCTACCTGCATTCACCTGTTACCAGATTACAGGCCAATATCCGTAAGCGGAACCGTTCGTATGAACAGCAAATACCTGATGAATACCTGTTTAACATACAGGAAACATATACCAATTACATCCGGCAGCATAATATTAAAACGATCATTATTGATGCCAGCAATGCGGATTTCCTGGGAAACGAGGCACATCTCCAGGTAGTGCTCGACGCCCTGGAAAAGGATTATGATACCGGGCAGCATTTTTTTACGCTGCCTTAG
- a CDS encoding MFS transporter, whose protein sequence is MASDSTVKNDPFIALKTVELRHLLSGRFLFIMSLRMMSTVLGWWIFNLTNAPFAIGLIGLSEIIPAISLALYAGHVIDLSEKRKLLLTGISLYLVAVLILLLLATPYTARHFSNHWIAVFIYITIFGTGIVRAFAGPVFNVILASVVPRENLPNATTWNQGTYLMGSVSGHAIGGFLIAGLGILGAFGVIAALIVISIAIVFQLKPKPPLNVKGEKKTWDSVKEGVNFVFKTKELLGAVSLDMFAVLFGGAVAMVPVYARDILHVGPQGYGFLNGAADIGAIFSVLLLTLFPLRKKQGTRLLVAVAGFGLCIILFAVSRMFWLSFVALMFSGILDGISVVVRGTIMQLKTPDNMRGRVLSVNSMFINSSNELGQFESGLTAKLMGVIPSVIFGGCMTLAVVIVTWIKAPSLRKMEY, encoded by the coding sequence ATGGCTAGTGACAGTACGGTTAAAAACGACCCTTTTATTGCACTCAAGACAGTGGAATTAAGACATCTTCTTTCGGGGCGGTTCCTTTTCATCATGTCGCTAAGGATGATGAGCACTGTGCTTGGCTGGTGGATATTCAATCTTACGAATGCTCCTTTTGCGATAGGGCTTATCGGTTTATCGGAGATCATTCCTGCCATCTCGCTGGCGTTGTATGCGGGGCATGTGATAGATCTGAGTGAGAAGCGCAAGCTTTTGCTCACGGGGATCTCGCTTTACCTGGTGGCGGTGCTGATACTTTTACTGCTGGCAACCCCTTATACAGCAAGACATTTCAGTAATCACTGGATAGCGGTGTTCATTTACATCACGATATTCGGAACGGGCATTGTGCGTGCATTTGCGGGTCCTGTATTCAATGTGATACTGGCATCGGTTGTACCACGTGAAAACCTTCCCAATGCGACCACCTGGAACCAGGGCACCTATCTTATGGGATCGGTAAGCGGGCATGCCATAGGAGGTTTTCTGATAGCGGGATTAGGTATATTAGGCGCCTTTGGCGTTATAGCGGCCCTTATCGTAATATCCATAGCCATCGTGTTTCAGCTAAAGCCCAAACCTCCATTGAATGTAAAAGGAGAGAAAAAGACCTGGGATAGTGTAAAGGAGGGCGTCAATTTTGTGTTTAAGACCAAGGAGCTGCTGGGTGCGGTTTCTCTTGATATGTTCGCCGTTCTGTTCGGAGGTGCAGTGGCAATGGTTCCCGTATATGCAAGAGATATTCTGCATGTTGGTCCGCAAGGTTATGGCTTTCTTAATGGCGCCGCAGATATTGGTGCTATTTTCAGTGTGCTATTACTTACTTTATTTCCGCTGCGAAAGAAACAAGGCACCCGTTTACTGGTAGCAGTTGCGGGATTCGGGCTTTGCATCATATTGTTTGCGGTTTCGCGGATGTTCTGGTTATCTTTCGTGGCCCTGATGTTCAGTGGCATTCTCGACGGTATCAGTGTTGTGGTGCGTGGCACCATTATGCAGTTGAAGACGCCTGACAATATGCGCGGCAGGGTGTTAAGCGTTAATTCCATGTTCATCAATTCCAGTAATGAGCTTGGGCAATTTGAAAGCGGGCTTACCGCCAAGCTGATGGGGGTTATCCCTTCGGTGATCTTTGGCGGCTGTATGACGCTGGCGGTGGTGATAGTTACCTGGATCAAGGCGCCATCACTAAGAAAAATGGAGTACTAG
- a CDS encoding cation:proton antiporter domain-containing protein: protein MTHLPKLIEDLALILIAGAITTLLFKRLRQPLVLGYIIAGLLVGPHISIVPTVVDTDNINVLAEIGVIFLLFSLGLEFSFKKLVRVGGTASITAIVEIIGMLLIGYAAGSLMGWSLMDCVFLGGILSVSSTTIIIRAFEELGVKSQQFARIVFGVLIVEDLVAILLLVLLSTLAVSRQFAGSEMLFSVLKLLFFLSLWFLAGIFILPTFLRKARKLLNEEMLLILALALCLGMVVLATQVGFSPALGAFVMGSILAETTVAERIEHLVKPVKDLFAAVFFISVGILIDPSTIIQHGWPVLIITVLTIGGKLLSTSLGAILSGQPLKQSIQAGMSLAQIGEFSFIIATLGLTLKVTSDFLYPIAVAVSAITTFTTPYMIRLSEPFYNFLNKVLPARLINGLNKYSSGTQSIQAESDWKAVLKSYLSIILTNLVIVIAIILLFSTFVAPFVQSRIANPTVANILILIISLAAIAPFLWAMMAKRPDSFAYANLWLDKKYNRGPLVMIEILRNVLAVLLLALLVDRLFSGIVAILVAIPVIIVVLLVFRKRVQNFYSRIEKRFLNNLNEREAESPAAETPKASLSPWDAHLADFEISPHANYVGKTLEELAWRETFGINIAYIERGGKMIYAPQRYEKIYPFDTIGVIGTDQQLMQLRPLLDDNSAERVYEEESDDRENIVLQKIIVDENTKLKGNTIRLSGIREKTNGLVVGIERDGRRILNPASDTVFAWDDVIWIVGDRRRIQQLYVRHDQ from the coding sequence GATCTTCCTCCTCTTTAGCCTGGGCCTCGAATTTAGCTTTAAAAAACTGGTCCGTGTGGGAGGCACCGCCTCTATCACCGCTATCGTAGAGATCATAGGCATGCTCCTCATTGGTTATGCCGCAGGCAGCCTCATGGGATGGTCGTTGATGGACTGCGTCTTCCTCGGTGGTATCTTATCCGTTTCATCTACTACCATTATCATCAGGGCCTTCGAAGAACTTGGCGTAAAAAGCCAGCAGTTCGCCCGCATTGTTTTTGGCGTTCTTATCGTAGAAGATCTTGTTGCTATTTTATTGCTGGTGCTCTTGTCTACCCTGGCAGTAAGCCGCCAGTTTGCAGGCTCCGAAATGCTGTTCTCCGTTCTCAAACTCTTGTTCTTCCTCTCCTTATGGTTTCTGGCAGGCATCTTTATCCTGCCCACCTTCCTCAGGAAAGCCCGGAAATTGCTGAACGAAGAAATGTTACTCATTCTTGCCCTCGCACTTTGCCTGGGTATGGTGGTGCTGGCTACTCAGGTAGGCTTTTCTCCTGCACTCGGTGCCTTCGTAATGGGCTCCATCCTCGCCGAAACCACGGTCGCTGAACGTATCGAACACCTGGTGAAACCTGTGAAAGATCTCTTCGCTGCCGTATTCTTTATCTCGGTAGGTATCCTTATCGATCCCTCTACCATCATCCAGCACGGCTGGCCCGTATTGATCATTACAGTGCTTACCATAGGTGGAAAACTGCTCTCTACATCACTCGGAGCCATTCTCTCAGGTCAGCCCTTGAAACAATCTATCCAGGCAGGCATGAGCCTTGCACAAATAGGGGAGTTCTCGTTCATCATCGCTACCCTCGGCTTAACGCTTAAGGTAACAAGCGATTTCCTGTACCCTATTGCCGTAGCAGTGTCTGCCATTACCACTTTTACCACGCCTTACATGATCCGCCTTTCAGAACCGTTCTATAACTTTCTGAATAAGGTATTACCCGCACGGCTTATCAACGGACTGAATAAATATTCCTCGGGAACGCAATCTATCCAGGCCGAAAGCGATTGGAAAGCAGTATTGAAATCTTATCTTTCAATCATCCTTACCAACCTGGTAATAGTAATAGCTATCATCCTGCTGTTCTCAACTTTCGTAGCGCCGTTTGTACAGTCCAGGATTGCCAACCCAACGGTAGCCAACATTCTCATCCTCATCATTAGCCTCGCCGCTATTGCACCGTTTTTATGGGCAATGATGGCAAAACGACCCGATTCGTTCGCCTATGCCAACCTGTGGCTCGATAAGAAATACAACCGCGGCCCGCTGGTGATGATCGAAATACTGAGAAACGTTCTGGCTGTGCTCTTGCTGGCGCTGCTGGTCGATCGATTGTTCTCCGGTATAGTAGCTATCCTCGTAGCGATTCCTGTTATCATCGTCGTATTGCTGGTGTTCCGCAAACGGGTGCAAAACTTCTACAGCCGCATCGAAAAACGTTTCCTCAATAACCTCAACGAACGTGAAGCGGAAAGCCCCGCAGCCGAAACGCCCAAAGCCAGCCTTTCCCCATGGGATGCACACCTGGCCGATTTCGAGATCAGCCCCCATGCCAACTACGTAGGTAAAACGCTCGAAGAACTGGCTTGGCGCGAAACCTTCGGTATCAACATAGCCTATATAGAACGCGGCGGCAAAATGATCTATGCCCCCCAGCGTTATGAAAAGATCTATCCCTTCGACACCATAGGCGTCATAGGCACCGATCAGCAGCTGATGCAGCTACGTCCTTTACTCGACGATAACTCCGCCGAGAGGGTTTACGAAGAAGAGAGCGACGACCGCGAAAACATTGTGCTGCAAAAGATCATAGTAGACGAAAACACGAAACTTAAAGGAAATACCATCCGCCTGTCCGGTATCCGCGAAAAAACCAACGGCCTCGTGGTAGGCATCGAAAGGGATGGCCGCCGCATTCTCAACCCGGCCTCAGACACTGTCTTCGCCTGGGATGATGTTATCTGGATTGTAGGCGACCGCCGCCGCATCCAGCAACTGTATGTACGTCACGATCAATAA